A genomic window from Archocentrus centrarchus isolate MPI-CPG fArcCen1 chromosome 2, fArcCen1, whole genome shotgun sequence includes:
- the LOC115797944 gene encoding protein NLRC5-like, giving the protein MDANDLQGPRSCHRYQEKLKSKIKQMSNEFWTASKNLFEENQKPDLSYISLVLDTEESVPPSKIKKQKKKKSNLRTYIPEEKAGVSPSDLLKTDRNVLLVGKPGIGKTALTHEMLRLWAGRETNELNYMFYFDMRETSQIMNAKNLEDLLFCVFSEPDEDKDEVLQEIKRHSENVTIIFDGLTDLFSSVVEKLLKKDLLPLAKIIITCRPDDEDLFSGDFDRVEVKGFSEQTIKTYLSATVGEEQKKVLSNLELVTLCHVPMYALMVAVCFSSEVSPQPCTITEIYINIVRLCLQINSKTRNKDLNSFISTKREEILSLAEVAFLSAERKTVNLTDLRCEDSCVLSFLKPLLIKAAPTETITTYAFLHYTVQEFFAALWLLKNPDKIRDVLQQCLTEEKKHMKHLIPFMCRLLNEKSPSLMKHLIPDQDLKNTSNWFFKELIDTFLPRVCEQAEADTEDSGLHADILFLCQCFFESQSPEACIYLLDKLNYHLDLSGKSLDPYPCCVVAYVLTQSQERKIWLNLEDGMISEQGMRQLFGCLENVEWCDPLPRQLWKIFLLSEEQMDFVTLLSLDGNQLHLPVEGETQLFERAVEVILRMDTKVNVCLYWDRETPACQSLCESLLEALPFISSLSFRGPVSWSQDKYHGTLEREQKKLFMDLCVKAALHDGPEFYKVVEKLLRLFPVKTDFNNILLDLFQYVKSKEFSGDVQDRRRLFQSLPAVWYIDLSERKTSILLEVLKLQTEKKRVKLTGCSHEESEVNLLLQCLPYISQLR; this is encoded by the exons ATGGATGCAAATGACTTACAAG gACCAAGGTCATGCCACAGATATCAGGAAAAGTTaaagtcaaaaataaaacagatgtcAAATGAGTTTTGGACAGCAAGTAAAAACCTGTTTGAAGAAAACCAGAAGCCTGATCTGTCATACATTTCACTTGTATTAGACACAGAGGAGAGCGTTCCTCCatctaaaataaagaaacagaaaaaaaagaaaagcaacctGAGGACATACATCCCTGAGGAGAAAGCAGGCGTGTCTCCCAGTGACCTGCTGAAAACAGATAGAAACGTCCTCTTGGTTGGAAAGCCTGGAATTGGAAAGACAGCACTGACTCATGAAATGCTGAGACTCTGGGCAGGAAGAGAAACCAATGAGCTTAATTacatgttttactttgacatgaGGGAAACCTCACAGATCATGAATGCCAAAAACTTGGAGGatcttcttttttgtgttttcagtgaacCAGATGAAGACAAAGATGAGGTCTTACAGGAAATTAAGAGACACTCTGAGAATGTTACAATCATTTTTGATGGACTCACAGATCTCTTTTCATCAGTGGTGGAGAAGCTTCTAAAGAAAGATCTACTTCCTCTTGCAAAGATCATCATAACATGCAGACCAGATGATGAAGACTTGTTTTCTGGAGACTTTGACAGAGTGGAGGTGAAAGGCTTTAGTGAGCAGACTATAAAAACATACTTATCTGCAACAGTCGGTGAAGAACAGAAGAAGGTTTTGAGTAACTTGGAGTTGGTAACTCTCTGTCATGTCCCCATGTATGCACTGATGGTGGCTGTCTGCTTTTCATCAGAAGTCTCTCCACAGCCATGTACAATAACTGAGATATACATCAATATTGTTCGTTTATGCCTTCAGATAAACAGCAAAACAAGGAACAAAGATCTAAATTCCTTCATCAGCACCAAGAGAGAAGAAATTCTGTCTCTGGCTGAGGttgcttttctttcagctgaaagaaaaactgtgaaCCTGACAGACCTGCGCTGTGAAGACAGCTGTGTCCTCTCCTTCCTGAAACCTCTTCTCATCAAGGCGGCTCCTACAGAAACAATAACCACATACGCATTTCTCCATTACACAGTGCAGGAGTTCTTTGCAGCTCTGTGGCTCCTGAAGAATCCTGATAAAATCAGGGATGTTCTTCAGCAGTGCCTCACAGAGGAGaagaaacacatgaaacatCTGATCCCTTTCATGTGTCGATTGTTGAATGAGAAGAGCCCGAGTTTGATGAAGCATCTGATTCCAGATCAGGACCTGAAGAATACATCTAACTGGTTCTTCAAGGAGCTGATAGACACATTTCTTCCTCGTGTGTGTGAGCAAGCTGAGGCTGATACTGAGGACAGTGGGCTCCATGCTGACATACTGTTCTTATGCCAGTGCTTCTTTGAGTCCCAGAGTCCTGAAGCATGCATCTACCTTCTAGACAAACTGAACTACCATCTTGACCTCAGTGGAAAGAGTCTGGATCCTTACCCTTGCTGTGTTGTGGCCTATGTGCTCACTCAGTCACAGGAAAGGAAAATATGGCTGAACCTTGAAGACGGGATGATATCAGAACAAGGAATGAGACAGCTGTTTGGATGCCTTGAAAATGTTGAATG GTGTGACCCTCTGCCTCGACAGCTGTGGaagattttccttctcagtgaagagcagatGGACTTTGTAACCTTACTCAGCCTTGATGGAAATCAGTTACACCTTCCAGTTGAAGGTGAAACACAGCTGTTTGAACGAGCTGTGGAAGTGATCTTGAGGATGGATACAAAGGTTAATGTCTGCCTCTACTGGGACAGAGAAACTCCTGCCTGTCAGAGTCTGTGTGAGTCTCTGTTAGAGGCTTTGCCGTTCATCAGCTCACTCAG CTTCAGAGGTCCAGTTTCATGGAGCCAGGATAAATACCATGGGACACTGGAGAGGGAGCAGAAGAAGCTGTTCATGGATTTATGTGTGAAAGCAGCGCTTCATGATGGACCAGAATTCTACAAAGTAGTGGAGAAGCTCCTCCGATTGTTTCCTGTTAAAACCGACTTTAATAATATCCTTCTTGACTTGTTTCAATATGTGAAGAGCAAAGAGTTTTCAGGTGACGTTCAAGATCGGAGGCGACTTTTTCAGTCACTTCCTGCAGTCTGGTACATAgacctctcagagagaaagacCTCCATCCTCCTGGAAGTGCTGAAActccaaacagaaaagaaacgAGTGAAGCTGACAGGCTGCTCACATGAAGAGAGTGAAGTAAATCTTTTACTTCAGTGCCTACCTTATATCTCACAGCTCAGGTAA